Below is a genomic region from Eremothecium sinecaudum strain ATCC 58844 chromosome V, complete sequence.
ACCTATCAGCCTTTGTACAATATAGGGACAGTACTGCTCAAAAATGACGGCGAGAAATGCGGCATCTGTAGTTTCCAAGGCGGAGGACTTGTCCAATGTGATAAATGCAGCAACAAATTCCATGTAACTTGTGCTCAAGATACTCCAGATTTTAGGCTTTGCTTTAAGAAGTACTCTGAACCCTCTGCATATAACACAGGTCCGAATAGCAATGAAAAGTTTAATATCAAACCGATTATTGTTTGCGCTCATCATAGTAAGCAATCAGACTCAATGAAAGATACACTACCCTTAGATTCCAGGACTTCTTCAGGCGTATCGTTGGTGCAACACTACATAAAAAACTACAAAACGCTATCCACAATCAATGGATATTCAAGTATCGGCTTAAGGATACAGGAATACGAAACATACTGTAAATTAAATGCTGAGAATGGAAACCAGGATGGTATGGTAAAGGCCGAATGTAAAGATAATGTTTGTTTGTCCTCAAACAAAAAATGCATCCATTGTGCCACAGCTGTATCAATATACTGGTACAACAACGTTTGTCATGGGTGCTACATTTCAAAAGATGACATTAATTATATTTCCAAGGAAAAAACTGATATAGTAGTGGAACATCCTGCGGTTGACTTTAATCTATCGAAACATCTCTTACAAGATATCGACTGCGACAAACTACGCATCGAGATCAACTTTCAACCAGGTACTAAACCCCGGAGAAAAGGAACGAAGAATCCGAAAAAGCCATCTCCCGCTAATGAAGACGGCTCTCCAAACGTTGTAGTGCAGGATATGGGCACCAATCTAACGCTGGTGAAGGACCAGTCATTCAGTGAAACAGAAACTGATTTTCCAAAGACCATGGATTAGTCAAAATTAGATGTAACTACATAAACTTTGTATCAAACCGGATAATTAGTTATACACCCCCAGATAGTAGCTTTTCAAGTCTTTCTATCTCATCTAGCGTCTGTGCATTCGCCAGCTGTTCCTTTATGCTTGCTATCGTTGCGTCATCCATCTTGCTAATAACATGATCCATAAGTTGAATATCTTTATCTTCAACTTTCGACGCTGACAAATTAGAAGCAGGCTTGGAGTTGCTATCAGCTAATAGTTTTGGATTGGATTTCCTTTCGACCAGTTTTACCCGTTCTCCATCTAGAACTTCTAACTGAGGACAATAAGATATTACGACTTCTCTATATCCATCGAGATGACAAACAACGTTTCCACGTAGATTGAGATTTCTCAAAGTCTTTGGAAAACTCTTTAAACCTTTTAACTGTTCAAAAGTTCCAATGTTATTCATAGCCAGCGCTATATTCACTAGACTTTTCGGTAGCCTCGATCCATCAAGCTTTCGTATTTGATTCCTCGATAGCAGTAAAGTGTGAAGACTAGTTTTATAATTCAGATTAGGAAATTCATCTAGGTTATTATTCGTAAAATCCAGTATATTTGTTAACGCTGGAAGCGTTTTCAACGTCTCTGGCATGACTTCTTTATCATTCACGAAGCCACCATCTCTTAATATGACGATCTTATCGACATCGTACTTGGTATGAAAGTGGTCCACATAGTAAACTGGGGCTTCTATAAGCTTTGCAGGCGTCAACTTCACCATTATATGCTATATTAGCCCTAGTAAAGCTGATAGTTATCGTTTTCCTTATGACCAACTTCCCGCTAAAATGTAAGGTTTTATTGAATTATTAGATAAACAGGAAACTGATATCATAAATCACCAACAACTATAAAAGGAGAAGATAAAACTTGTTAATAGTCGCTATACTATCCAGAACCTAATACTAATATCTAATTGCTAAGCTATGTTTTCAAAGGATGATGTCAATTACTCATTATACCTGGTAACGGACTCCACTATGTTACCGGAGGGAAAGACACTGGAATACCAAGTTGAGAAGGCGTTGCAAAATGGTGTTACGCTAGTGCAGTTGAGGGAGAAAGATACCGATACTAAAACTTTTTTGAAGCGTGCGCAAAATCTTAAAGATCTGTGTACTAGGTATGGTGTTCCTTTAATCATTAATGACAGGGTTGATATCGCCCTAGCTGTTGATGCCGACGGTGTTCATGTTGGTCAAGACGACATGCCAGTCCCAGTCCTCAGGCGGCTTCTTGGTCCTGACAAAATAATTGGTCTAAGTGTAGGGTACCCTGAAGAAGTGGAGGAGTTGGCCAAATGGGGAGAAGGTTTCGTAGATTACATTGGTATCGGGATGGTGTTTCCTACGTTGACCAAGAAGAATCCTAAGAAGTCTCCGATGGGAACTGTCGGTGTTTCAAGGATTTTAAGTGCGCTTGAAGACCATAAGGCTGCATATTGCAGATCTGTTGCAATCGGAGGTTTGCACCCAGATAATATTCCCCGGGTTCTAATCCAGTCGATGAGTTCCAATGGATGCAGAAGTGTTGATGGGATAGCTGTGGTTAGTGAAATAATGCAAGATCCGGATGCGGGACAAGCAACTAGACGTTTGAAAGACCTAATTAACCTGAGGCACTTCAAGTACACACCTGGAGTGTTTGCTGAGAGTACATTCAATCCTAACGATATTGATGAATATATTAAGTTTATTAGGACAGCACCTCCTTTAGTTCATCATATCACAAACGATGTGCATCAAAACTTTGGTGCAAACATTACGCTTGCGTTGGGAGCTTCACCAATAATGTCCAAAAACAAAGAAGAGTTTGAAGAGCTTGCGAAAATTAACCAGTCAGTATTGCTGTTGAACACAGGTTCATTACCAGATACTTCTATTGTTTTTGAAGCCGTTAGGGCATATAACGAGCAACAGCGGCCGATTATTTATGATCCAGTTGGATACTCGGCTACTAGTGTTAGGTTAATGTACAACCAACGAGTGCTGACTTCTGCACAGTTCACCTGCATTAAAGGTAATGCTGGTGAGATTCTATCAATGGATGAAAAGTCCAGTGGACAAATGAGGGGTGTAGACTCTACAGTTACGGAAGAAGGTAATGTTGAGACCTTAGTAGAAGCGGCAAGGAGAGTTGCTTATCGTTACCGTACGATTGTGGTTATGACTGGCGAAAATGATATTGTTATAGATGGGACTATCGGATGTACTTTTAATCTATCAACAGGAGCAGGCATCACTTCCTCATCTTTACCT
It encodes:
- the LEA1 gene encoding U2 snRNP complex subunit LEA1 (Syntenic homolog of Ashbya gossypii AFL109W; Syntenic homolog of Saccharomyces cerevisiae YPL213W (LEA1)) — translated: MVKLTPAKLIEAPVYYVDHFHTKYDVDKIVILRDGGFVNDKEVMPETLKTLPALTNILDFTNNNLDEFPNLNYKTSLHTLLLSRNQIRKLDGSRLPKSLVNIALAMNNIGTFEQLKGLKSFPKTLRNLNLRGNVVCHLDGYREVVISYCPQLEVLDGERVKLVERKSNPKLLADSNSKPASNLSASKVEDKDIQLMDHVISKMDDATIASIKEQLANAQTLDEIERLEKLLSGGV
- the THI6 gene encoding bifunctional hydroxyethylthiazole kinase/thiamine-phosphate diphosphorylase (Syntenic homolog of Ashbya gossypii AFL110C; Syntenic homolog of Saccharomyces cerevisiae YPL214C (THI6)); translation: MFSKDDVNYSLYLVTDSTMLPEGKTLEYQVEKALQNGVTLVQLREKDTDTKTFLKRAQNLKDLCTRYGVPLIINDRVDIALAVDADGVHVGQDDMPVPVLRRLLGPDKIIGLSVGYPEEVEELAKWGEGFVDYIGIGMVFPTLTKKNPKKSPMGTVGVSRILSALEDHKAAYCRSVAIGGLHPDNIPRVLIQSMSSNGCRSVDGIAVVSEIMQDPDAGQATRRLKDLINLRHFKYTPGVFAESTFNPNDIDEYIKFIRTAPPLVHHITNDVHQNFGANITLALGASPIMSKNKEEFEELAKINQSVLLLNTGSLPDTSIVFEAVRAYNEQQRPIIYDPVGYSATSVRLMYNQRVLTSAQFTCIKGNAGEILSMDEKSSGQMRGVDSTVTEEGNVETLVEAARRVAYRYRTIVVMTGENDIVIDGTIGCTFNLSTGAGITSSSLPAYVVTAGNIPIMGSVTTTGCSLGTAIACFVGSLQDTHSVFSAVLSAVIVYKVAGKVASERCSGSGSFQKEFLDALYQLARGSDIPLPLISVTRM